Below is a window of Zygosaccharomyces rouxii strain CBS732 chromosome C complete sequence DNA.
TTTGATCAGTGCATCCGCTTCAAAGTTGGAACCACAAGATGGAGATGTGATAGTTCGCTTCGATAAAGATGGAAACAGACCCATTGAAATTGGGCAATGCAAGTCAATTGGGAACAAGGAGGTCAAAGCCATTTTAACCAATCTAAAGTATATTGGTCCAACTTGGGAGCAATTAATTAACGAACATAGAAATCACGAAGAAGGTATTGTTATTAGGTTCTCTGAAAATGAGGAGGCAGTAAAACTTCTCTACAAAATGCTGGCATATCATTACACTCattaaaggaaaaataaCTATTACTATGACTATTACTAttcattaaaaaaatttcatggGTAAACCATAGACGACTGGTGCCGCCCcattcaaatatttcaaatggCAAACGTCTCTTGATGAGGATACAGCTAGACTGAGATTCCTGCCATCTGAAGAATTATTCTGCTCTtcgaaaaaattgatcttaTCGAATACGGCTTCACTAAACTTGTCAATATCTTTGTCAGTCACGTCCCATAAATTACCCAACACTAGAGGACAACCGCCTACTAAATATGCATAAGCCGTTCCTGTCggttccaaatttttaaaatatttcatCGCTGCAGATGAGCATCCTAATAAGAAACTAGGTGCAATGCTATTACATCTTTTAATCTCCTTGAGGCGAGCATATTGCTCACCACCACCATGCCCCAAATACACAAATACATTCGAAGAAATCAACATTTGTAGGAAAATCGATTCTTCTGGCTTCGAATTCACCAGTAATTTagattctttcttttcttgtgCAATCTTGGAGAATTGATAAGAGAACCTTGTTTCTGTTCTACTTAGATCACCATGCGGATTTAGAACCATTGAGATTTTACCGCCTAGCGAAACTTCAGGGAACAAGTTgtaatcaaatttttgcaGAACATCATTCAGATAACCAAAGGAGGGGACACGACTAACAGATAGGGAATTCATAAAGGACAGCTTTTCCCAGGGGAACATATGACATTCATTACCAATGACCAAAAATGTGTGGCTCaccttttcaccttcacgTAATCGTGCTCgaaattttctaatttgTTCTTCGAGTTGAATGTGTATCACACCAAAATCTATTTCATCATACgcattttcttctccttgGAAGAGTAATATGTCAAGTATGAAATATAATATGTCCTCGATCATGAAGTTAAAGTGATCATCCTGAGGATGCAACTTGAGCATTAGCCCGATTATCCAGTTATCAATTTGTGTGAACATCGATGGGTTACCAAATTGCTTTCTACTTGGCAAATTTTGATGCAAAATTTCGTTTACTCTAGCCttaaattcttccaaaagtTCAGTATTTATAACTTCAGGGCAAAATATACCTTTTAAACCGTTAAACCAGTAATGCTCCATGTTGGTAATCAACAATTCTAATCGTCTATCCAAGTCGTACCGCGTTTCCCACCACATACGCCGTTCCTCCCTTGTCTTGATAGCACTTGTGACTTCCGCCGATGTGGTTGCATTACTTTCCTGAACAATAGATATGAGTTCATTCCTTGCTTCATAGAATGTCATTCGATGACTATCCAAGTCTCTGGTATATGTTCTGTCTAACGGCACACGCAAATGTATCATCCTTCCTGATTTAGACTCTAACTTGTTaattaaaagattttcGTTAGCGGGACACACGTCGATGGAGATCACATTGAAAGATTGGCTACATTTTCTGAAGCTTTCTTGCAGATGAAGCAATTTCTCCTTCTCCGTCGAAACTGGTACAGGGACTTCATTCATGGGTAAAACATGGAAATCGGAGTAAATCTCATGGTTGATTTCACTGAAAACATTATCGTAGAATAGTGGTAGACATTTGGATAAGTCAGATAGAACCAGTCTATCCGTCAAATTCCTCTCTGTAACCTTTTGAGGACATATGCATGAAAGTAATGATAAAGTCAGAGAATAAAAGGAAGCCAATTGTGACAACTCATGATTCTTTAATGGCTCGAGCTCAATCTCttcgatgaattttttcaggGTTTCTAAATTATTAATGGCTGCTGCTCTGTCAAACTTCTGCCTCATGTGCTTGCCTCTTGGCGTCATACTAGATGATCTGGGAGATGCATTTACGTTGGATTTTAAATGATGTTTGCTAGGAGTTTGTATGATACTATTGGCTTCATTCTGGGAACGCTGACACGACGGTGCGGCTATAAGAGAATCAAAcatacttttgaagaacgGATCCGACTCTAATTGCTGCATTACTTGCCTGTACATTGAATTAACCTTGTTAATATTATTTTGGCCTCTATATTTCTGGGGGCATTCGAAACTATTGACCACATACCccattttcaattcccaGTACCTCAATAAAAACGTCTTTGGCAATTCGTCACCAAAAAATATCCTTAAACAATCGCcaactttttctttttcctcattATCGTAAAGGAATAAAGTTAGGCCCCAAATATTTGATTCGCCGtcgatgaaattaaacGTCTTATTGCCCTTCTTCAAAACCGTTGTCGCTAAATCAGTTTGCTCAGTCAATAGGTAATACTGATATAGAAAATggagagaaagaaaaactACATTCGGTTCTCCTAAATCACAAATgactttggaaaattccTTGATGTAATATTCACAGTCTCTGGACACGCCAATGTGAATGTAGGCCTTAATGAGATTCATATAGGCAAATGCGAGTGATagaattaatttcaatctTGAACGCTGAGAGATCTTATCGATCTTTTTTAACAGACAGACGGAGAGTTTTAAAGCTTTCTTCGCTTCGATTACCGCTTCTAGCATTCGTCCACTAGAAATATGAAGTCTTGATGCAGCTCCTAAAAGATCAATATTGAACAGAAGAATTTTAACATACTTCGAAGCGGGCATttttgtattattatcaacGTCCAGAAGCTCGGGTCTCATTAAAGGCAATTCATggatgaacaatttttgaaaaccGAATTGATCATCTTCCCAGAGGAAGAGTTTCAATCTTAAATGTAGTACATTTAGTAGAGGCTCCAATTTCAAGGTAAAATTGCAAGTTGAATTCAATATGCAATCTTTCATTAGTTTTAGATCGTTTGACATCTTTAAATCTATAAGTGCACTGCACCTATAAAACTCAATATCCGTCGAAATGCATTCATAAAAATCCTCTTTGGAACTTAGGAGGTCCGTCAAATCTATAAGAGTTTTGTCCAAAttattaaatttcaaatattgCAGTAACATCTTCAgcatttccatttcaaaaggAGATATTGTATCCACAGAAGACACAATCCGACTGACCCACTTATCCATGTACCTTTTTGTGATTAATACTAAGTTCATACTGGAATGTTTACTCATTTCAACGTTGAAACAATAGGCAGTTTTAATCAACACCTCGTATCTTTGAAGCATATGTTCCCTGCTACAACTTGAATTAATAATATCTGTGGTATTGAGGTTGAGGACACCCGATAAGCAGGAATAAAGCATCTGTGTAGTGGGTGACCAAGACTCCAAGGGGACGTGAATATTAGATGCATTAGAATACAAAAGCGCCAACATGACTTCAGAgcaatttggaaaactcACATAGCTACGCAGCTTCAACTTGGCAAATACAGATCCAAAAGTCGTTTGacaaaaattttgcaatGATGTGAAACTTGGTTCATTTAGAGTAAGATGAACGTTGAATATAAGAGCAAAGATTTCTGAAGCCTGTTTTGAAACTGATGAGCATGAGATGaacttttcaaactttTTCAGCATTGGTCTTATTGATTTGGTATCTTTAAAAATGTAGTATTTCGATACTTCCATGCGTGCCGCCGACTTGAGAAACCCa
It encodes the following:
- the ESP1 gene encoding separase (similar to uniprot|Q03018 Saccharomyces cerevisiae YGR098C ESP1 Separase with cysteine protease activity (related to caspases) that promotes sister chromatid separation by mediating dissociation of the cohesin Scc1p from chromatin inhibited by Pds1p), yielding MPKQEEPLNEVSLNTPAGKSNALMCQSKLKYNKENAVSTIDVYESLDQISSLLKDKRSTVRQKMEISDQFSSLYKLAKKGHMINVWKTLSKHHLMFVVKLFNCDDSKAAQEEILHLYNETNPFQVVNLHQILLSDFNFCNVAYLSTLKILAMQAILKLKSCNDYEQTLLQVFSHDERYLLRDTNLKMHTVVKLLLNFYSISPSYRVIFGLKFVQYVNQYNLKMGDYIKNMDILSFERQLLRYVPKQNITTYKLYLNSIYMQYTKHRRTPEKVMLSDILPSNEQNPSKDILQLIDTKDEQQKLLAFKTEDLIRITNESLKHLEVGKVLGLLRKVWFILRHDFSRDNRHTATFSDKTLIFINTKLSEFHEGENDIMALLETLYEYCIDNQEQQRLNNIINTMFNCSVVLKDYGFLKSAARMEVSKYYIFKDTKSIRPMLKKFEKFISCSSVSKQASEIFALIFNVHLTLNEPSFTSLQNFCQTTFGSVFAKLKLRSYVSFPNCSEVMLALLYSNASNIHVPLESWSPTTQMLYSCLSGVLNLNTTDIINSSCSREHMLQRYEVLIKTAYCFNVEMSKHSSMNLVLITKRYMDKWVSRIVSSVDTISPFEMEMLKMLLQYLKFNNLDKTLIDLTDLLSSKEDFYECISTDIEFYRCSALIDLKMSNDLKLMKDCILNSTCNFTLKLEPLLNVLHLRLKLFLWEDDQFGFQKLFIHELPLMRPELLDVDNNTKMPASKYVKILLFNIDLLGAASRLHISSGRMLEAVIEAKKALKLSVCLLKKIDKISQRSRLKLILSLAFAYMNLIKAYIHIGVSRDCEYYIKEFSKVICDLGEPNVVFLSLHFLYQYYLLTEQTDLATTVLKKGNKTFNFIDGESNIWGLTLFLYDNEEKEKVGDCLRIFFGDELPKTFLLRYWELKMGYVVNSFECPQKYRGQNNINKVNSMYRQVMQQLESDPFFKSMFDSLIAAPSCQRSQNEANSIIQTPSKHHLKSNVNASPRSSSMTPRGKHMRQKFDRAAAINNLETLKKFIEEIELEPLKNHELSQLASFYSLTLSLLSCICPQKVTERNLTDRLVLSDLSKCLPLFYDNVFSEINHEIYSDFHVLPMNEVPVPVSTEKEKLLHLQESFRKCSQSFNVISIDVCPANENLLINKLESKSGRMIHLRVPLDRTYTRDLDSHRMTFYEARNELISIVQESNATTSAEVTSAIKTREERRMWWETRYDLDRRLELLITNMEHYWFNGLKGIFCPEVINTELLEEFKARVNEILHQNLPSRKQFGNPSMFTQIDNWIIGLMLKLHPQDDHFNFMIEDILYFILDILLFQGEENAYDEIDFGVIHIQLEEQIRKFRARLREGEKVSHTFLVIGNECHMFPWEKLSFMNSLSVSRVPSFGYLNDVLQKFDYNLFPEVSLGGKISMVLNPHGDLSRTETRFSYQFSKIAQEKKESKLLVNSKPEESIFLQMLISSNVFVYLGHGGGEQYARLKEIKRCNSIAPSFLLGCSSAAMKYFKNLEPTGTAYAYLVGGCPLVLGNLWDVTDKDIDKFSEAVFDKINFFEEQNNSSDGRNLSLAVSSSRDVCHLKYLNGAAPVVYGLPMKFF